The stretch of DNA TGGTCAGGGGGTCGGCAGAGGCTCACGGCAGGCGCGATTCTTGCCAGTACACAAAAAGACACATCAGACCGGCTTAGTCACGTCGTTACCGTGTACAGGTCACGCTCCACGTGGTAGACGCCATTAACGGTACGGTGGCCTGCACAGATGTGGTCAGTGACCCTCCAccaacacccagctttcctagagtcctGAAGGGCTCAGCCTGACAGACAAGTGTGAGGGCGGCCATGCTGGTTATAACCCAGCTCTCCCAGACACAGATAATGAGACGTGAGCTATCAGCCCCCCGGAGGAGGATATGATATGTTATCATGGGGGGCTGCTCTGTGTCTACTCCTCATTATTGCCTCAGCTCCCCCGCCACAGTATACACCTACCTATCCGCAGGCCTGGCTCTCAGTCCCGGGCCGCTGCTCGCTCTCCTCCGGTCGCAGGCCTCCGTTACCTCAGGGAACTATCGGTTACTAGCTCTCTATTTCGTATTTGGCGACCGCTTTCATCAACAGCCAATGAGAAGGTGCGAAAGCGGCACGTGACGCCCAAACCCAGCGACCAGCGAGAGGCTTGAAACGCAAACCAATCCTCATTGGCTCGTTCAAACTGAGACGTTATAGTAGCGGTCACGTGACCGGTGCCAAGCGCAGCGTCCATGTTTACTGCGGTCACTGGTTATAAATACCTGTCAGCGTCCAGTCACACGCAGATCCTCTCCCGTGTTGATCTTTTCTATTAGAAGCCACGAAATGAGCGCATAATGTCACCCAGGAGAGCAGCtgctttctcctcctccactgtGCTCCCCGCCAAAATAAAGATAGCAGCAGGAGCCTCAATCGCACAGCGCCACCGTGTGGAGGCTCCGGAGCGTGGCAGCAGCTGGAAGGAGAAGACCGGATGTGACGTCCTGTGGTCCTGGCGGGGTAAACAGACTCAGACAAGATGgcggcctcctcctccttctgattAGAGGTGGATATTTGTGAGAGGGGAGACCAGCGCGCGCATTGGGGTGAGTGCTGATAGGAGGGGGTGCTGACTACCCCCCGGGATAAGGGGCTGCCATTATCTGCCCTCCCCCCACCCGGGACTGATACTGGTTATTACAGGGGGACTCCATTATAAGCATATGACAGCCCACTCAGGAGAGCGTTAGACAGCAGCTGTGGGGTTAACTAACCGAAACTTTCTCCCCTCCTCCGTGTTCAGATGCAGGAATCGTCGGAAGATGGCGAGGAGAAGGTGACGTCCAGGATGGAGTCGCTGGCggtgaaggaaggagaagacgacgatgaggaagatgaggaggaggcgcGAGAGGCAGAGGAGAATCCGAAAGAAGATGGAGAGAAAGGAGacgacgatgatgatgatgatgaggaggaggggggtgatgGAGATCGGCGGCAGGAGGAGGACGATGAGGATGACGAGGACTGGTGCATCCCGTGTAGTGATGACGACCTGGATGAGACGGACGGCTGGACACCGGCGCCCGAGGACATAAAACGCCTGTACGAGCTCATTGCCAGCGAGAGGACGCTGCCCCTCCAGGTGGACATCCTGCTGCACCGACCGCCCACCCCCGAGCCGGACCCCCTGGACGAGGAGTCGGACCaggagcaggaggaagaggaggaggaggaggaggaagacgacaCGTGAGTGACCCGGGGGCAGCGCCAGGACGCGTCCAATACAACTTCATCATCAATCCATTCCCAaagtctctgcttgctgtcagtaaatagaagccaacgtgtttttttttgtgcaaagaatCAAGTCCAGACATTCCGCTGTGAGCTAAACACTCATcctgtttgttacaatgtatcagtctgggcaGTATGTATTTATgggctggatacaattgtaacaaaccctcagccttATGAACATCATTCACTTACAGCAAGCAGAAGTTTTGAAAAACGATGAACTGAAGCACAGGTTTTCATTCTACAGTAACGGAGCTTTATTTACAGGAGATTGGACACCGGCCCTTTAAGGGAAAGCTTCTGTGCAGAATTTATTAGGGAATTGCTTGAGTAACAATCTCCCAGTCTGACCTCCGTATTGGGGCGCGTCCGTCCGTCCGCTGCCGCCCGTGAACGGACAGATTCATTATTTGGGAGTTGTGATTCAAGCAGTTGTCTTATCATGTAGCGGTGATGACATCACTGGTGTAGCCTGTAATGACCAATCGGATTCCTCCTTTCGTCTGTCCTGATGTTTGTCCTCTTGCCCCCCGCAGGCCTCCTGTCCCCACAGAGTTTGATTTTGATGATGAACCTGTCACCCCGAAAAGCTCTTTAATTGACAGGCGACGAACGCCTGGTAAGTGATGGGAGGGGCTAAAATAGGGGCGGAGCTCTGCACATTCATCAGCAGAGTACAGGCTGCCTGCAGGTTCCCTGCTACATATATGTATTAAGCCGGGGAGTTATTCTCCATCTACAACCATTCCTGAATGAaggagagctgcagtgtaaagcatggtggagggACGCTCTCTTGAGCTCTGAGATGGGTGATGGATTTCTCTCCGccttacacttaaaggggttctctgggaattaaaggggttgtccgagttatgaaaaaaaaatatatagcactgtgaaTCTGAAggtcagcgatatataactaagctaagcaagttttaggtaaaaaaaacatatatgtcctcatttccctggttctcttctggccccccatcccccctgctctgctaagggagtgaatacaagagctgccctgagtgacatgtctgactgctgggagactctgcagcatgttgtatgtgtaggactacaagtcccagctgtataatgacactgctgatacacacaggatcttcctccTACCTGCAATGCTTTGCAGAacttctgtcagctcctgtgcttaGCATTtgtctcactgcctgcagctactcagtaaagccttcagccctgagtctgtgcagctgaaggggttaaagggaacctgtcaccgggattttgtgtata from Bufo bufo chromosome 7, aBufBuf1.1, whole genome shotgun sequence encodes:
- the LOC121008082 gene encoding PAXIP1-associated glutamate-rich protein 1-like; this translates as MQESSEDGEEKVTSRMESLAVKEGEDDDEEDEEEAREAEENPKEDGEKGDDDDDDDEEEGGDGDRRQEEDDEDDEDWCIPCSDDDLDETDGWTPAPEDIKRLYELIASERTLPLQVDILLHRPPTPEPDPLDEESDQEQEEEEEEEEEDDTPPVPTEFDFDDEPVTPKSSLIDRRRTPGGSACSQKREARLDKVLSDMKRHKKIEEQILKTGRDLFDMDPDSVPTPKRSSAIFPRQRKY